In Vigna radiata var. radiata cultivar VC1973A chromosome 3, Vradiata_ver6, whole genome shotgun sequence, the following proteins share a genomic window:
- the LOC106757352 gene encoding uncharacterized protein LOC106757352: MNDNKVHWGGLIQQSHGLSGDFNSEFGNHYCQYFDIRQPWNMGPLAMVGREATDQFPNIGHVKSSGTIISRFESPASAFYAAENCMGFSEYDCQLGVQSQLCKINDLEFPLYQSPRENLILDTANQPDSSYDFSNTLQSIVKSQFNNNQCRVSPEKSNKISCGNFPTTKFLPIEQQKLFIDGVIRGSSFPNNGIQDRTVARGSFDLPVAHMRFSSQIEKLSPTLSAGSVSTVGNSASNGAAVSSKTRIRWTKDLHEKFVECVNRLGGSEQATPKAILKMMDTDGLTIFHVKSHLQKYRIAKFIPEPSQGKSDKRTHIKNVHHLDVKTGLQIREALKLQLDAQRCLHEQLEVQRKLQLRIEEQGRQLKKMFDQQQKTSNNLSNTQDSGTDETTITHKDGEVSASEGANNSFFTSQASPSQ; the protein is encoded by the exons ATGAACGACAACAAGGTTCATTGGGGAGGATTGATTCAACAAAGTCATGGACTAAGTGGGGATTTTAATTCTGAGTTTGGTAATCATTACTGTCAATATTTTGATATCAGACAACCCTGGAATATGGGACCACTTGCGATGGTTGGAAGAGAAGCCACAGATCAGTTCCCAAACATTGGCCATGTCAAATCATCTGGCACCATTATCAGCCGTTTTGAGTCACCAGCTTCTGCCTTTTATGCTGCAGAAAACTGCATGGGATTTTCAGAATATGATTGCCAACTTGGTGTTCAATCTCAGTTATGCAAGATTAATGACTTGGAATTCCCTTTGTATCAATCTCCCAGGGAAAACCTTATCTTGGACACAGCAAACCAACCTGACTCAAGCTATgatttttcaaacactttgcAGTCCATAGTGAAATCTCAATTCAATAATAATCAATGTCGTGTATCCCCTGAAAAGTCCAATAAAATTTCATGTGGGAATTTTCCCACCACCAAGTTCCTTCCAATTGAACAACAAAAGTTGTTCATTGATGGTGTCATCAGGGGTTCCTCATTTCCCAACAATGGAATTCAGGATCGCACG GTTGCTCGTGGATCTTTTGATTTACCTGTTGCACATATGAGATTTTCTTCTCAGATCGAGAAGTTGTCTCCAACACTTTCAGCAGGAAGTGTGTCTACTGTTGGAAACTCTGCTTCTAATGGGGCAGCAGTCTCAAGCAAAACACGTATAAGATGGACTAAGGATCTTCATGAGAAGTTTGTTGAGTGTGTGAATCGCCTTGGAGGCTCTGAGC AGGCAACACCAAAAGCTATATTAAAGATGATGGACACAGATGGCTTGACTATCTTCCATGTCAAAAGTCATCTGCAGAAATATAGAATTGCAAAATTCATTCCAGAGCCTAGTCAAG GGAAATCTGACAAAAGAACCCACATAAAAAATGTGCATCATCTTGATGTCAAAAC AGGCTTACAAATTAGAGAGGCACTTAAGCTTCAATTAGATGCCCAAAGGTGTCTTCACGAACAACTAGAG GTTCAGAGAAAATTGCAGCTGAGAATTGAGGAACAAGGAAGgcaactaaaaaaaatgtttgaccAGCAGCAAAAGACAAGTAATAACCTCTCAAATACTCAAGATTCAGGCACTGATGAGACAACAATTACTCATAAAGATGGTGAAGTTTCTGCTTCTGAAGGAGCCAACAattccttcttcacttcccaAGCCTCTCCAAGCCAATAA
- the LOC106756849 gene encoding protein PHOSPHATE STARVATION RESPONSE 1-like encodes MYQCSSQMYGTDWESYMGISNLAKVVGSEQMSVLEPKNSPFNIVTAPQGFCATATKGLVSFQAQQHAHQIEVPAWCFDSNMLNIRQASGDNFTTKQDPPSSQFTSSLCPVAESFLSSSTGADCPSSSEKYCKITSYSEKHSSMQPDGMPYYDRFSQEEDKLLRDDAATDERPLEISFQRNQLESCTKPQKQAPHRLCGVACVTSSNSASRRGKRRIKWTDDLHEPFMMIVNSLGGPEKAKPKAILDMMKSDLLSISHVKSHLQKCRSTINMHKALQEKSEEGQRMDGVAELQVKIHMQIEESRQLQLEVRRNICQQLEMQRNLQMLIQQQSQQLKVMLDYQKKKPKLDTELEETVP; translated from the exons ATGTATCAGTGTAGTTCCCAAATGTACGGAACTGATTGGGAATCCTACATGGGGATTAGCAACCTAGCTAAGGTTGTTGGATCAGAACAAATGAGTGTTCTTGAGCCAAAAAACTCACCCTTCAACATTGTCACCGCCCCACAAGGCTTTTGTGCAACTGCAACAAAAGGGCTTGTGAGTTTTCAAGCTCAACAACATGCTCATCAGATTGAAGTTCCTGCTTGGTGCTTTGACTCTAACATGCTGAATATTCGCCAAGCCTCTGGGGATAACTTCACCACCAAACAAGATCCACCCTCTTCTCAATTCACAAGCTCCTTGTGCCCGGTTGCTGAATCTTTCTTGTCGTCCAGCACTGGTGCAGATTGTCCTTCTTCTTctgaaaaatattgtaaaattactTCCTATTCTGAAAAACATAGCAGTATGCAGCCTGATGGTATGCCATATTACGATCGCTTTTCCCAAGAAGAAGATAAATTACTCAGAGATGATGCTGCCACGGATGAAAGGCCCCTTGAAATTTCCTTTCAGAGAAACCAG TTGGAATCATGTACAAAGCCACAAAAGCAAGCTCCTCATAGACTTTGTGGGGTTGCCTGTGTAACTTCTAGCAACTCTGCTTCTAGAAGAGgcaaaagaagaataaaatggACCGACGATCTACACGAGCCATTTATGATGATTGTTAACAGTCTTGGTGGTCCAGAAA AGGCAAAACCTAAGGCTATACTAGATATGATGAAATCAGATTTGCTGTCCATTTCTCATGTTAAAAGTCATTTACAG AAATGTAGGTCTACAATAAACATGCACAAAGCTTTGCAGG AAAAATCCGAGGAAGGACAGAGAATGGATGGGGTGGCTGAGCTTCAAGTGAAAAT CCACATGCAAATTGAGGAATCAAGGCAACTGCAGCTAGAGGTTCGGAGGAATATCTGCCAACAACTAGAG ATGCAACGAAATCTCCAAATGCTAATTCAACAGCAGAGCCAACAACTCAAAGTAATGTTAGATTACCAAAAGAAAAAACCCAAACTGGACACAGAACTGGAAGAAACTGTCCCCTAA